In Oryzias melastigma strain HK-1 linkage group LG16, ASM292280v2, whole genome shotgun sequence, a single genomic region encodes these proteins:
- the lipeb gene encoding hormone-sensitive lipase isoform X3: MASSKKGGGNGKLERGMNGRRSSKLKEGPVVMDTKAVFAALYSVCEENATFFSAGGKVSQADSAKRLVESMKLIQDHARSLEPVISGFAAIYHHFDFDPHIPANGYRSLVKVVRCCLLHIVHKGRYIAANRRSIFFRAAHNAGEMEAYCNALCQLRALLYLAQRMLHDNSHGNLFFQDESGLSESFVREYASMHKGCFYGRCLGFQFTPAIRPCLQTIAIGLVAFGENYRRHQSGIGVAASSFFTSGKYAIDPELRGREFERITQNLDVHFWKTFWNITETEVLSSLASMTSAQVKVNRALSVPPVAFDLPLAANHTASATIAPPSAHIGIAPVQMRLISYDLREGQDSETLMSMSRSEGGPISLSLGLKTKRLPSSPFLLIHFHGGGFVAQTSKSHEPYLKSWSHDLGVPILSVDYSLAPEAPFPRALEECFYAYCWALRNHHLLGWTGEKVCLVGDSAGGNLCVTTSMRAAAFGIRMPDGIVAAYPATLLTAYASPSRLLTLMDPLLPLSVLSRCLSAYAGTEPETEKQVERVSTLSLVKRDTALFLRDFRQGASNWIHSLLDSNRGSAAPSTATETPPESADARAAAADTVRKSVSEVSISSPHADPPVLPEPAALPNRKLSVKSKTCQDLRPPSSSVPSAPPVSARTIEDVSFFLFKETDPNISRDLSSVAIPPPAGEEGSELQHPREFPWGFEPLRSDQFAEMKVQSSPVVKDPFCSPLLAPDSMLKGLPPIHIVACALDPMLDDSVMFAKRLRSVDQPVTLCVVDDLPHGFLSLSQLSKETKEAANVCVERIRAVFLQDTPPEPRKHRKLERTDRRASAPSGERGSLLVGSIEEEEPAVGREDKLAGGEGSVAVTAQNNPDAGGIGA, from the exons ATGGCGTCCAGTAAAAAAGGTGGAGGGAATGGCAAACTGGAGCGAGGTATGAATGGAAGACGGTCTTCCAAACTCAAAGAAGGTCCAGTGG TGATGGACACCAAGGCGGTGTTCGCCGCCCTCTACAGCGTGTGTGAAGAAAACGCCACATTCTTCTCAGCTGGAGGCAAAGTGTCGCAGGCCGACTCTGCGAAGCGTCTGGTTGAGTCTATGAAGCTGATTCAAGATCACGCTCGCAGCCTTGAACCTGTCATTTCCGGCTTTGCTGCCATTTATCATCACTTTGACTTTGATCCTCACATACCCGCTAACGGCTACCGCTCTTTAGTCAAG gtgGTACGTTGCTGCCTTCTCCATATTGTCCACAAGGGGCGCTACATTGCAGCCAACCGCCGCAGCATCTTCTTCAGAGCAGCCCACAACGCGGGCGAGATGGAGGCTTATTGCAATGCGTTGTGCCAGCTGCGTGCCTTGCTCTATCTGGCTCAGCGTATGCTGCATGACAACAGTCACGGCAACCTGTTTTTCCAGGACGAAAGTGGACTTAGTGAGAGTTTCGTTCGAGAATACGCATCCATGCACAAAGGCTGCTTTTATGGCCGCTGCTTGGGCTTTCAG TTTACTCCAGCCATTCGACCCTGCCTGCAGACCATCGCTATCGGCCTTGTTGCCTTTGGAGAGAACTACAGGCGGCATCAGTCAGGAATAG GTGTTGCTGCCAGCTCTTTCTTTACCTCAGGAAAATATGCCATTGATCCAGAGCTGAGAGGGAGAGAatttgaacgcatcactcagAATCTGGATGTTCATTTCTGGAAGACCTTCTGGAACATCACTGAGACTGAGGTCTTGTCG AGTCTTGCCAGCATGACGTCTGCACAAGTTAAGGTGAACCGAGCTCTTTCTGTGCCCCCAGTTGCCTTTGACCTTCCCCTGGCAGCCAACCATACAGCATCTGCAACCATAGCGCCGCCGTCGGCACACATCGGCATCGCTCCCGTCCAGATGAGACTCATCTCTTATGACTTACGTGAAGGACAG gatAGTGAAACGTTGATGTCAATGTCCCGTTCTGAAGGGGGGCCCATCTCTCTGTCTCTGGGGCTGAAGACCAAACGTCTCCCGTCCTCTCCCTTCCTCCTGATCCACTTCCACGGTGGAGGCTTTGTGGCTCAAACTTCTAAATCACATGAG CCCTATCTCAAGAGTTGGTCCCATGACCTCGGCGTTCCCATCCTGTCTGTGGACTACTCTCTGGCTCCTGAAGCCCCCTTTCCTCGAGCGCTGGAGGAATGTTTCTACGCTTACTGCTGGGCTTTGAGAAACCACCACTTACTAG GATGGACTGGAGAAAAAGTGTGCTTGGTTGGTGACAGTGCAGGAGGCAATCTATGTGTGACGACGTCTATGCGTGCTGCTGCCTTTGGCATTCGGATGCCAGATGGCATCGTAGCAGCCTATCCAGCCACCCTGCTCACAGCCTACGCCTCACCCTCCCGTCTGCTTACGCTTATGGATCCCCTGCTGCCTCTCAGTGTGCTCTCCAGGTGTCTCAGTGCCTACGCAG GCACTGAGCCAGAGACGGAGAAGCAGGTAGAAAGGGTGAGCACGCTGAGCCTGGTGAAAAGAGATACGGCGCTGTTCCTCCGAGACTTCCGGCAGGGAGCCTCCAACTGGATCCATTCTCTGCTGGATTCCAACAGAGGCTCGGCCGCCCCCAGCACAGCTACAGAGACGCCCCCAGAGAGCGCCGACGCgcgtgctgctgctg cAGATACAGTCAGGAAGAGCGTTTCCGAGGTGTCCATCTCATCTCCACATGCTGACCCTCCTGTGCTCCCAGAGCCGGCGGCGCTTCCCAACAGGAAGCTGTCTGTCAAAAGCAAGACTTGCCAGGACTTGAGGCCTCCCAGCAGCTCCGTTCCCAGCGCACCGCCGGTCTCCGCGCGCACC ATAGAAGACGTAAGCTTCTTCCTCTTCAAGGAGACGGACCCCAATATATCCCGTGACCTGTCTTCAGTCGCAATACCACCTCCTGCTGGAGAGGAGgggtcagagctgcagcacCCCAGGGAGTTTCCGTGGGGATTTGAGCCTCTGCGCTCGGATCAGTTTGCTGAAATGAAGGTGCAGAGTTCTCCGGTGGTCAAAGATCCTTTCTGCTCACCTCTGCTGGCTCCTGACAGCATGCTGAAGGGACTGCCACCCATACACATCGTG GCTTGTGCGTTGGACCCCATGCTGGACGACTCTGTGATGTTTGCCAAGCGTCTGCGGAGCGTTGACCAGCCCGTCACTCTGTGCGTGGTGGACGACCTCCCCCACGGCTTCCTCAGCCTATCGCAGCTCTCCAAGGAGACGAAGGAGGCTGCCAACGTCTGCGTGGAGCGCATCCGCGCTGTTTTCCTGCAGGACACGCCCCCCGAGCCCCGCAAGCACCGCAAGCTGGAACGGACCGATAGGCGTGCGTCGGCTCCTTCCGGAGAGCGTGGTTCTCTTCTGGTCGGCTCCATCGAGGAAGAGGAGCCCGCCGTGGGCAGAGAGGATAAACTGGCTGGAGGGGAGGGCTCAGTTGCGGTGACGGCTCAGAATAACCCTGACGCTGGCGGCATTGGTGCTTAA
- the lipeb gene encoding hormone-sensitive lipase isoform X2, with product MASSKKGGGNGKLERGMNGRRSSKLKEGPVVLTADDDGTLLSRGDTDMDQDLNSDAVMDTKAVFAALYSVCEENATFFSAGGKVSQADSAKRLVESMKLIQDHARSLEPVISGFAAIYHHFDFDPHIPANGYRSLVKVVRCCLLHIVHKGRYIAANRRSIFFRAAHNAGEMEAYCNALCQLRALLYLAQRMLHDNSHGNLFFQDESGLSESFVREYASMHKGCFYGRCLGFQFTPAIRPCLQTIAIGLVAFGENYRRHQSGIGVAASSFFTSGKYAIDPELRGREFERITQNLDVHFWKTFWNITETEVLSSLASMTSAQVKVNRALSVPPVAFDLPLAANHTASATIAPPSAHIGIAPVQMRLISYDLREGQDSETLMSMSRSEGGPISLSLGLKTKRLPSSPFLLIHFHGGGFVAQTSKSHEPYLKSWSHDLGVPILSVDYSLAPEAPFPRALEECFYAYCWALRNHHLLGWTGEKVCLVGDSAGGNLCVTTSMRAAAFGIRMPDGIVAAYPATLLTAYASPSRLLTLMDPLLPLSVLSRCLSAYAGTEPETEKQVERVSTLSLVKRDTALFLRDFRQGASNWIHSLLDSNRGSAAPSTATETPPESADARAAADTVRKSVSEVSISSPHADPPVLPEPAALPNRKLSVKSKTCQDLRPPSSSVPSAPPVSARTIEDVSFFLFKETDPNISRDLSSVAIPPPAGEEGSELQHPREFPWGFEPLRSDQFAEMKVQSSPVVKDPFCSPLLAPDSMLKGLPPIHIVACALDPMLDDSVMFAKRLRSVDQPVTLCVVDDLPHGFLSLSQLSKETKEAANVCVERIRAVFLQDTPPEPRKHRKLERTDRRASAPSGERGSLLVGSIEEEEPAVGREDKLAGGEGSVAVTAQNNPDAGGIGA from the exons ATGGCGTCCAGTAAAAAAGGTGGAGGGAATGGCAAACTGGAGCGAGGTATGAATGGAAGACGGTCTTCCAAACTCAAAGAAGGTCCAGTGG TTTTAACAGCAGACGATGACGGGACCCTTCTGAGCAG AGGGGACACAGACATGGACCAAGACTTAAACTCAGATGCTg TGATGGACACCAAGGCGGTGTTCGCCGCCCTCTACAGCGTGTGTGAAGAAAACGCCACATTCTTCTCAGCTGGAGGCAAAGTGTCGCAGGCCGACTCTGCGAAGCGTCTGGTTGAGTCTATGAAGCTGATTCAAGATCACGCTCGCAGCCTTGAACCTGTCATTTCCGGCTTTGCTGCCATTTATCATCACTTTGACTTTGATCCTCACATACCCGCTAACGGCTACCGCTCTTTAGTCAAG gtgGTACGTTGCTGCCTTCTCCATATTGTCCACAAGGGGCGCTACATTGCAGCCAACCGCCGCAGCATCTTCTTCAGAGCAGCCCACAACGCGGGCGAGATGGAGGCTTATTGCAATGCGTTGTGCCAGCTGCGTGCCTTGCTCTATCTGGCTCAGCGTATGCTGCATGACAACAGTCACGGCAACCTGTTTTTCCAGGACGAAAGTGGACTTAGTGAGAGTTTCGTTCGAGAATACGCATCCATGCACAAAGGCTGCTTTTATGGCCGCTGCTTGGGCTTTCAG TTTACTCCAGCCATTCGACCCTGCCTGCAGACCATCGCTATCGGCCTTGTTGCCTTTGGAGAGAACTACAGGCGGCATCAGTCAGGAATAG GTGTTGCTGCCAGCTCTTTCTTTACCTCAGGAAAATATGCCATTGATCCAGAGCTGAGAGGGAGAGAatttgaacgcatcactcagAATCTGGATGTTCATTTCTGGAAGACCTTCTGGAACATCACTGAGACTGAGGTCTTGTCG AGTCTTGCCAGCATGACGTCTGCACAAGTTAAGGTGAACCGAGCTCTTTCTGTGCCCCCAGTTGCCTTTGACCTTCCCCTGGCAGCCAACCATACAGCATCTGCAACCATAGCGCCGCCGTCGGCACACATCGGCATCGCTCCCGTCCAGATGAGACTCATCTCTTATGACTTACGTGAAGGACAG gatAGTGAAACGTTGATGTCAATGTCCCGTTCTGAAGGGGGGCCCATCTCTCTGTCTCTGGGGCTGAAGACCAAACGTCTCCCGTCCTCTCCCTTCCTCCTGATCCACTTCCACGGTGGAGGCTTTGTGGCTCAAACTTCTAAATCACATGAG CCCTATCTCAAGAGTTGGTCCCATGACCTCGGCGTTCCCATCCTGTCTGTGGACTACTCTCTGGCTCCTGAAGCCCCCTTTCCTCGAGCGCTGGAGGAATGTTTCTACGCTTACTGCTGGGCTTTGAGAAACCACCACTTACTAG GATGGACTGGAGAAAAAGTGTGCTTGGTTGGTGACAGTGCAGGAGGCAATCTATGTGTGACGACGTCTATGCGTGCTGCTGCCTTTGGCATTCGGATGCCAGATGGCATCGTAGCAGCCTATCCAGCCACCCTGCTCACAGCCTACGCCTCACCCTCCCGTCTGCTTACGCTTATGGATCCCCTGCTGCCTCTCAGTGTGCTCTCCAGGTGTCTCAGTGCCTACGCAG GCACTGAGCCAGAGACGGAGAAGCAGGTAGAAAGGGTGAGCACGCTGAGCCTGGTGAAAAGAGATACGGCGCTGTTCCTCCGAGACTTCCGGCAGGGAGCCTCCAACTGGATCCATTCTCTGCTGGATTCCAACAGAGGCTCGGCCGCCCCCAGCACAGCTACAGAGACGCCCCCAGAGAGCGCCGACGCgcgtgctgctgctg ATACAGTCAGGAAGAGCGTTTCCGAGGTGTCCATCTCATCTCCACATGCTGACCCTCCTGTGCTCCCAGAGCCGGCGGCGCTTCCCAACAGGAAGCTGTCTGTCAAAAGCAAGACTTGCCAGGACTTGAGGCCTCCCAGCAGCTCCGTTCCCAGCGCACCGCCGGTCTCCGCGCGCACC ATAGAAGACGTAAGCTTCTTCCTCTTCAAGGAGACGGACCCCAATATATCCCGTGACCTGTCTTCAGTCGCAATACCACCTCCTGCTGGAGAGGAGgggtcagagctgcagcacCCCAGGGAGTTTCCGTGGGGATTTGAGCCTCTGCGCTCGGATCAGTTTGCTGAAATGAAGGTGCAGAGTTCTCCGGTGGTCAAAGATCCTTTCTGCTCACCTCTGCTGGCTCCTGACAGCATGCTGAAGGGACTGCCACCCATACACATCGTG GCTTGTGCGTTGGACCCCATGCTGGACGACTCTGTGATGTTTGCCAAGCGTCTGCGGAGCGTTGACCAGCCCGTCACTCTGTGCGTGGTGGACGACCTCCCCCACGGCTTCCTCAGCCTATCGCAGCTCTCCAAGGAGACGAAGGAGGCTGCCAACGTCTGCGTGGAGCGCATCCGCGCTGTTTTCCTGCAGGACACGCCCCCCGAGCCCCGCAAGCACCGCAAGCTGGAACGGACCGATAGGCGTGCGTCGGCTCCTTCCGGAGAGCGTGGTTCTCTTCTGGTCGGCTCCATCGAGGAAGAGGAGCCCGCCGTGGGCAGAGAGGATAAACTGGCTGGAGGGGAGGGCTCAGTTGCGGTGACGGCTCAGAATAACCCTGACGCTGGCGGCATTGGTGCTTAA
- the lipeb gene encoding hormone-sensitive lipase isoform X5, with product MDQDLNSDAVMDTKAVFAALYSVCEENATFFSAGGKVSQADSAKRLVESMKLIQDHARSLEPVISGFAAIYHHFDFDPHIPANGYRSLVKVVRCCLLHIVHKGRYIAANRRSIFFRAAHNAGEMEAYCNALCQLRALLYLAQRMLHDNSHGNLFFQDESGLSESFVREYASMHKGCFYGRCLGFQFTPAIRPCLQTIAIGLVAFGENYRRHQSGIGVAASSFFTSGKYAIDPELRGREFERITQNLDVHFWKTFWNITETEVLSSLASMTSAQVKVNRALSVPPVAFDLPLAANHTASATIAPPSAHIGIAPVQMRLISYDLREGQDSETLMSMSRSEGGPISLSLGLKTKRLPSSPFLLIHFHGGGFVAQTSKSHEPYLKSWSHDLGVPILSVDYSLAPEAPFPRALEECFYAYCWALRNHHLLGWTGEKVCLVGDSAGGNLCVTTSMRAAAFGIRMPDGIVAAYPATLLTAYASPSRLLTLMDPLLPLSVLSRCLSAYAGTEPETEKQVERVSTLSLVKRDTALFLRDFRQGASNWIHSLLDSNRGSAAPSTATETPPESADARAAAADTVRKSVSEVSISSPHADPPVLPEPAALPNRKLSVKSKTCQDLRPPSSSVPSAPPVSARTIEDVSFFLFKETDPNISRDLSSVAIPPPAGEEGSELQHPREFPWGFEPLRSDQFAEMKVQSSPVVKDPFCSPLLAPDSMLKGLPPIHIVACALDPMLDDSVMFAKRLRSVDQPVTLCVVDDLPHGFLSLSQLSKETKEAANVCVERIRAVFLQDTPPEPRKHRKLERTDRRASAPSGERGSLLVGSIEEEEPAVGREDKLAGGEGSVAVTAQNNPDAGGIGA from the exons ATGGACCAAGACTTAAACTCAGATGCTg TGATGGACACCAAGGCGGTGTTCGCCGCCCTCTACAGCGTGTGTGAAGAAAACGCCACATTCTTCTCAGCTGGAGGCAAAGTGTCGCAGGCCGACTCTGCGAAGCGTCTGGTTGAGTCTATGAAGCTGATTCAAGATCACGCTCGCAGCCTTGAACCTGTCATTTCCGGCTTTGCTGCCATTTATCATCACTTTGACTTTGATCCTCACATACCCGCTAACGGCTACCGCTCTTTAGTCAAG gtgGTACGTTGCTGCCTTCTCCATATTGTCCACAAGGGGCGCTACATTGCAGCCAACCGCCGCAGCATCTTCTTCAGAGCAGCCCACAACGCGGGCGAGATGGAGGCTTATTGCAATGCGTTGTGCCAGCTGCGTGCCTTGCTCTATCTGGCTCAGCGTATGCTGCATGACAACAGTCACGGCAACCTGTTTTTCCAGGACGAAAGTGGACTTAGTGAGAGTTTCGTTCGAGAATACGCATCCATGCACAAAGGCTGCTTTTATGGCCGCTGCTTGGGCTTTCAG TTTACTCCAGCCATTCGACCCTGCCTGCAGACCATCGCTATCGGCCTTGTTGCCTTTGGAGAGAACTACAGGCGGCATCAGTCAGGAATAG GTGTTGCTGCCAGCTCTTTCTTTACCTCAGGAAAATATGCCATTGATCCAGAGCTGAGAGGGAGAGAatttgaacgcatcactcagAATCTGGATGTTCATTTCTGGAAGACCTTCTGGAACATCACTGAGACTGAGGTCTTGTCG AGTCTTGCCAGCATGACGTCTGCACAAGTTAAGGTGAACCGAGCTCTTTCTGTGCCCCCAGTTGCCTTTGACCTTCCCCTGGCAGCCAACCATACAGCATCTGCAACCATAGCGCCGCCGTCGGCACACATCGGCATCGCTCCCGTCCAGATGAGACTCATCTCTTATGACTTACGTGAAGGACAG gatAGTGAAACGTTGATGTCAATGTCCCGTTCTGAAGGGGGGCCCATCTCTCTGTCTCTGGGGCTGAAGACCAAACGTCTCCCGTCCTCTCCCTTCCTCCTGATCCACTTCCACGGTGGAGGCTTTGTGGCTCAAACTTCTAAATCACATGAG CCCTATCTCAAGAGTTGGTCCCATGACCTCGGCGTTCCCATCCTGTCTGTGGACTACTCTCTGGCTCCTGAAGCCCCCTTTCCTCGAGCGCTGGAGGAATGTTTCTACGCTTACTGCTGGGCTTTGAGAAACCACCACTTACTAG GATGGACTGGAGAAAAAGTGTGCTTGGTTGGTGACAGTGCAGGAGGCAATCTATGTGTGACGACGTCTATGCGTGCTGCTGCCTTTGGCATTCGGATGCCAGATGGCATCGTAGCAGCCTATCCAGCCACCCTGCTCACAGCCTACGCCTCACCCTCCCGTCTGCTTACGCTTATGGATCCCCTGCTGCCTCTCAGTGTGCTCTCCAGGTGTCTCAGTGCCTACGCAG GCACTGAGCCAGAGACGGAGAAGCAGGTAGAAAGGGTGAGCACGCTGAGCCTGGTGAAAAGAGATACGGCGCTGTTCCTCCGAGACTTCCGGCAGGGAGCCTCCAACTGGATCCATTCTCTGCTGGATTCCAACAGAGGCTCGGCCGCCCCCAGCACAGCTACAGAGACGCCCCCAGAGAGCGCCGACGCgcgtgctgctgctg cAGATACAGTCAGGAAGAGCGTTTCCGAGGTGTCCATCTCATCTCCACATGCTGACCCTCCTGTGCTCCCAGAGCCGGCGGCGCTTCCCAACAGGAAGCTGTCTGTCAAAAGCAAGACTTGCCAGGACTTGAGGCCTCCCAGCAGCTCCGTTCCCAGCGCACCGCCGGTCTCCGCGCGCACC ATAGAAGACGTAAGCTTCTTCCTCTTCAAGGAGACGGACCCCAATATATCCCGTGACCTGTCTTCAGTCGCAATACCACCTCCTGCTGGAGAGGAGgggtcagagctgcagcacCCCAGGGAGTTTCCGTGGGGATTTGAGCCTCTGCGCTCGGATCAGTTTGCTGAAATGAAGGTGCAGAGTTCTCCGGTGGTCAAAGATCCTTTCTGCTCACCTCTGCTGGCTCCTGACAGCATGCTGAAGGGACTGCCACCCATACACATCGTG GCTTGTGCGTTGGACCCCATGCTGGACGACTCTGTGATGTTTGCCAAGCGTCTGCGGAGCGTTGACCAGCCCGTCACTCTGTGCGTGGTGGACGACCTCCCCCACGGCTTCCTCAGCCTATCGCAGCTCTCCAAGGAGACGAAGGAGGCTGCCAACGTCTGCGTGGAGCGCATCCGCGCTGTTTTCCTGCAGGACACGCCCCCCGAGCCCCGCAAGCACCGCAAGCTGGAACGGACCGATAGGCGTGCGTCGGCTCCTTCCGGAGAGCGTGGTTCTCTTCTGGTCGGCTCCATCGAGGAAGAGGAGCCCGCCGTGGGCAGAGAGGATAAACTGGCTGGAGGGGAGGGCTCAGTTGCGGTGACGGCTCAGAATAACCCTGACGCTGGCGGCATTGGTGCTTAA
- the lipeb gene encoding hormone-sensitive lipase isoform X6, with product MDTKAVFAALYSVCEENATFFSAGGKVSQADSAKRLVESMKLIQDHARSLEPVISGFAAIYHHFDFDPHIPANGYRSLVKVVRCCLLHIVHKGRYIAANRRSIFFRAAHNAGEMEAYCNALCQLRALLYLAQRMLHDNSHGNLFFQDESGLSESFVREYASMHKGCFYGRCLGFQFTPAIRPCLQTIAIGLVAFGENYRRHQSGIGVAASSFFTSGKYAIDPELRGREFERITQNLDVHFWKTFWNITETEVLSSLASMTSAQVKVNRALSVPPVAFDLPLAANHTASATIAPPSAHIGIAPVQMRLISYDLREGQDSETLMSMSRSEGGPISLSLGLKTKRLPSSPFLLIHFHGGGFVAQTSKSHEPYLKSWSHDLGVPILSVDYSLAPEAPFPRALEECFYAYCWALRNHHLLGWTGEKVCLVGDSAGGNLCVTTSMRAAAFGIRMPDGIVAAYPATLLTAYASPSRLLTLMDPLLPLSVLSRCLSAYAGTEPETEKQVERVSTLSLVKRDTALFLRDFRQGASNWIHSLLDSNRGSAAPSTATETPPESADARAAAADTVRKSVSEVSISSPHADPPVLPEPAALPNRKLSVKSKTCQDLRPPSSSVPSAPPVSARTIEDVSFFLFKETDPNISRDLSSVAIPPPAGEEGSELQHPREFPWGFEPLRSDQFAEMKVQSSPVVKDPFCSPLLAPDSMLKGLPPIHIVACALDPMLDDSVMFAKRLRSVDQPVTLCVVDDLPHGFLSLSQLSKETKEAANVCVERIRAVFLQDTPPEPRKHRKLERTDRRASAPSGERGSLLVGSIEEEEPAVGREDKLAGGEGSVAVTAQNNPDAGGIGA from the exons ATGGACACCAAGGCGGTGTTCGCCGCCCTCTACAGCGTGTGTGAAGAAAACGCCACATTCTTCTCAGCTGGAGGCAAAGTGTCGCAGGCCGACTCTGCGAAGCGTCTGGTTGAGTCTATGAAGCTGATTCAAGATCACGCTCGCAGCCTTGAACCTGTCATTTCCGGCTTTGCTGCCATTTATCATCACTTTGACTTTGATCCTCACATACCCGCTAACGGCTACCGCTCTTTAGTCAAG gtgGTACGTTGCTGCCTTCTCCATATTGTCCACAAGGGGCGCTACATTGCAGCCAACCGCCGCAGCATCTTCTTCAGAGCAGCCCACAACGCGGGCGAGATGGAGGCTTATTGCAATGCGTTGTGCCAGCTGCGTGCCTTGCTCTATCTGGCTCAGCGTATGCTGCATGACAACAGTCACGGCAACCTGTTTTTCCAGGACGAAAGTGGACTTAGTGAGAGTTTCGTTCGAGAATACGCATCCATGCACAAAGGCTGCTTTTATGGCCGCTGCTTGGGCTTTCAG TTTACTCCAGCCATTCGACCCTGCCTGCAGACCATCGCTATCGGCCTTGTTGCCTTTGGAGAGAACTACAGGCGGCATCAGTCAGGAATAG GTGTTGCTGCCAGCTCTTTCTTTACCTCAGGAAAATATGCCATTGATCCAGAGCTGAGAGGGAGAGAatttgaacgcatcactcagAATCTGGATGTTCATTTCTGGAAGACCTTCTGGAACATCACTGAGACTGAGGTCTTGTCG AGTCTTGCCAGCATGACGTCTGCACAAGTTAAGGTGAACCGAGCTCTTTCTGTGCCCCCAGTTGCCTTTGACCTTCCCCTGGCAGCCAACCATACAGCATCTGCAACCATAGCGCCGCCGTCGGCACACATCGGCATCGCTCCCGTCCAGATGAGACTCATCTCTTATGACTTACGTGAAGGACAG gatAGTGAAACGTTGATGTCAATGTCCCGTTCTGAAGGGGGGCCCATCTCTCTGTCTCTGGGGCTGAAGACCAAACGTCTCCCGTCCTCTCCCTTCCTCCTGATCCACTTCCACGGTGGAGGCTTTGTGGCTCAAACTTCTAAATCACATGAG CCCTATCTCAAGAGTTGGTCCCATGACCTCGGCGTTCCCATCCTGTCTGTGGACTACTCTCTGGCTCCTGAAGCCCCCTTTCCTCGAGCGCTGGAGGAATGTTTCTACGCTTACTGCTGGGCTTTGAGAAACCACCACTTACTAG GATGGACTGGAGAAAAAGTGTGCTTGGTTGGTGACAGTGCAGGAGGCAATCTATGTGTGACGACGTCTATGCGTGCTGCTGCCTTTGGCATTCGGATGCCAGATGGCATCGTAGCAGCCTATCCAGCCACCCTGCTCACAGCCTACGCCTCACCCTCCCGTCTGCTTACGCTTATGGATCCCCTGCTGCCTCTCAGTGTGCTCTCCAGGTGTCTCAGTGCCTACGCAG GCACTGAGCCAGAGACGGAGAAGCAGGTAGAAAGGGTGAGCACGCTGAGCCTGGTGAAAAGAGATACGGCGCTGTTCCTCCGAGACTTCCGGCAGGGAGCCTCCAACTGGATCCATTCTCTGCTGGATTCCAACAGAGGCTCGGCCGCCCCCAGCACAGCTACAGAGACGCCCCCAGAGAGCGCCGACGCgcgtgctgctgctg cAGATACAGTCAGGAAGAGCGTTTCCGAGGTGTCCATCTCATCTCCACATGCTGACCCTCCTGTGCTCCCAGAGCCGGCGGCGCTTCCCAACAGGAAGCTGTCTGTCAAAAGCAAGACTTGCCAGGACTTGAGGCCTCCCAGCAGCTCCGTTCCCAGCGCACCGCCGGTCTCCGCGCGCACC ATAGAAGACGTAAGCTTCTTCCTCTTCAAGGAGACGGACCCCAATATATCCCGTGACCTGTCTTCAGTCGCAATACCACCTCCTGCTGGAGAGGAGgggtcagagctgcagcacCCCAGGGAGTTTCCGTGGGGATTTGAGCCTCTGCGCTCGGATCAGTTTGCTGAAATGAAGGTGCAGAGTTCTCCGGTGGTCAAAGATCCTTTCTGCTCACCTCTGCTGGCTCCTGACAGCATGCTGAAGGGACTGCCACCCATACACATCGTG GCTTGTGCGTTGGACCCCATGCTGGACGACTCTGTGATGTTTGCCAAGCGTCTGCGGAGCGTTGACCAGCCCGTCACTCTGTGCGTGGTGGACGACCTCCCCCACGGCTTCCTCAGCCTATCGCAGCTCTCCAAGGAGACGAAGGAGGCTGCCAACGTCTGCGTGGAGCGCATCCGCGCTGTTTTCCTGCAGGACACGCCCCCCGAGCCCCGCAAGCACCGCAAGCTGGAACGGACCGATAGGCGTGCGTCGGCTCCTTCCGGAGAGCGTGGTTCTCTTCTGGTCGGCTCCATCGAGGAAGAGGAGCCCGCCGTGGGCAGAGAGGATAAACTGGCTGGAGGGGAGGGCTCAGTTGCGGTGACGGCTCAGAATAACCCTGACGCTGGCGGCATTGGTGCTTAA